The following coding sequences lie in one Sinorhizobium fredii USDA 257 genomic window:
- a CDS encoding heparinase II/III family protein has translation MLFTGKRRLLYLYLREGWRRFARRLSLGRLSALRFSGSTPDRLIVAPTDLRAIDPFVAEEILQGRYPLAGRVLDTEGESPFEIDLPSHEFANRLHAFDWLRHMRAVRDEAGFIRLRQIFDDWMGTHGRTIGGIAWDADVIAQRVIVWLSHSPVVLRNAEHGFYRRFLKSLAFQIRYLRHIAETVPDGEARLRVRIALAMASVSMPVSSSALRRAARSLDLELDRQILPDGGHFSRNPRAGLELLLDLLPLRQTYVNLGHDVPSRLISGIDRMYPALRFFRHQSGELALFNGASSVPAHELASVLRYDETAGEPFRSLPHISFERLALGETVAIVDTGRPLSVDLSRSAHAGCLSFEMSSGRNRLIINSGAPKFAGERFRQMARATAAHSTVTVNDTSSSRFSQSHFLGPLMVSGVSRVESERSDEPGRIESVRASHNGYLGAFGLIHERDIGLLNGGRLIRGRDRLAREDGSDPEPSDAAIAVARFHIHPAIGLRQSSVGEIYLSAPDGEAWLFACRDGDLAIEEDVFFADPSGVRASSQITVTFAVGTQPEIQWTLTREG, from the coding sequence ATGCTGTTTACCGGTAAACGAAGGCTGCTTTACCTGTATCTGCGCGAAGGTTGGCGCCGATTTGCGCGCCGGCTTTCGCTCGGCCGCCTGTCGGCGCTGCGTTTTTCCGGATCGACGCCGGACCGGCTCATCGTCGCGCCCACGGATCTCAGAGCCATCGATCCTTTTGTGGCGGAGGAAATTCTTCAGGGCCGCTACCCGCTGGCCGGCCGCGTGCTCGACACAGAGGGTGAATCGCCCTTCGAGATCGACCTGCCGTCGCACGAATTTGCCAATCGGCTCCACGCCTTCGACTGGCTGCGCCACATGCGTGCGGTCCGCGATGAAGCCGGCTTCATTAGGCTGCGTCAGATCTTCGACGACTGGATGGGCACGCATGGTCGCACTATCGGCGGCATTGCCTGGGACGCCGATGTGATCGCGCAGCGCGTCATCGTCTGGCTGTCGCATTCGCCGGTGGTGTTACGCAATGCCGAGCACGGTTTCTATCGCCGCTTCCTGAAAAGCCTCGCCTTTCAAATCCGCTATCTCCGCCACATCGCCGAAACCGTCCCGGACGGGGAGGCGCGGCTCAGGGTTCGCATAGCGTTGGCGATGGCTTCCGTGTCGATGCCCGTCTCTTCTTCGGCACTGCGCAGGGCCGCGCGCAGTCTGGATCTCGAGCTCGACCGGCAGATCCTGCCCGACGGCGGTCATTTCTCGCGCAACCCGCGCGCCGGTCTCGAACTGCTGCTCGACCTGCTGCCGCTCAGGCAGACCTATGTCAATCTCGGTCACGACGTGCCGTCGCGGCTGATTTCCGGCATCGACCGGATGTACCCGGCCTTGCGCTTCTTTCGGCACCAGAGCGGGGAGCTGGCGCTCTTCAACGGCGCCAGCTCGGTGCCGGCACACGAGCTTGCATCGGTGCTGCGTTACGACGAAACGGCGGGCGAGCCGTTCCGGTCGCTTCCGCATATCAGTTTCGAGCGGCTGGCGCTCGGCGAGACCGTCGCGATCGTCGACACGGGCCGTCCGCTGTCGGTCGATCTGTCGCGCAGCGCCCATGCCGGCTGCCTCTCCTTCGAGATGTCTTCGGGGCGAAACCGTCTCATCATCAATTCCGGCGCGCCGAAGTTTGCCGGCGAACGATTCCGGCAAATGGCCCGCGCCACTGCCGCGCACTCGACGGTGACGGTGAACGACACCTCCTCCTCACGCTTTTCGCAATCGCACTTTCTCGGTCCGCTCATGGTCAGCGGCGTGTCGCGGGTCGAATCGGAGCGAAGCGACGAGCCCGGCCGCATCGAATCCGTCAGGGCGAGTCATAATGGTTATCTCGGCGCCTTCGGGCTCATCCACGAGCGCGATATCGGTCTTCTGAACGGCGGCCGGCTGATCCGCGGACGTGATCGGCTCGCCCGCGAAGACGGAAGCGATCCGGAGCCGTCCGATGCCGCTATCGCCGTCGCCCGCTTTCACATTCATCCGGCAATCGGGCTGCGCCAGAGCAGCGTGGGCGAGATCTATCTGAGTGCGCCGGACGGCGAGGCCTGGCTTTTTGCCTGCCGGGACGGAGACCTGGCGATCGAGGAAGACGTCTTCTTTGCCGACCCCTCCGGCGTCCGCGCTTCTTCGCAGATCACGGTCACCTTCGCGGTCGGGACGCAGCCGGAAATCCAGTGGACGCTGACCCGCGAGGGTTAG
- a CDS encoding RsmB/NOP family class I SAM-dependent RNA methyltransferase, with translation MSEKTKNDSDPKRVRRNKPSQSAGQRSGAAGVEAKPGLRSRQTAAKILAAVIDRRTSLDGMLDQEHGNPAYRELNDADRALVRAILNSALRHLPRIRAAIDSLLQTPLPEGARALEHVLTVAAAQILYLDIPDHSAVDLAVEQAQSDPRNRRFASLVNAVLRRLSREKETILEKVRSVPAIPVWFHDRLVAHYGRAQAEGISEAQLVPAAIDLTVKSDPALWAERLGGTVLPTGSVRLGDFSGAIPSLPGFAEGAWWVQDAAASIPARLFGDLSGKTVVDLCAAPGGKTAQLILAGANVTALDQSSSRLRRLKGNLERLGLEARTKETDMADFRPDELFDAALLDAPCSSTGTTRRHPDVLWTKGPEDVEKLAQLQERLLRHALSVVKPGGIVVFSNCSLDPREGEDVVARVLDEGLCERVPIAASDWPGFEAAITAVGEFRTTPAMLPLAAPFSSGLDGFYAAVLRRAEG, from the coding sequence ATGTCCGAAAAAACGAAGAACGATTCAGATCCGAAACGAGTGCGCAGAAACAAGCCTTCCCAGTCGGCTGGGCAACGCTCTGGCGCGGCCGGCGTCGAGGCCAAGCCCGGGCTGAGGAGCCGCCAGACCGCCGCCAAGATCCTGGCGGCGGTGATCGACCGCAGGACGTCGCTCGACGGCATGCTCGACCAGGAGCACGGCAATCCCGCCTATCGCGAACTCAATGATGCGGATCGCGCGCTGGTGCGCGCCATCCTCAATTCGGCGCTCCGCCACCTGCCGCGAATCCGCGCCGCGATCGATTCGCTGCTGCAGACGCCGCTGCCCGAGGGCGCACGGGCGTTGGAGCACGTGCTGACGGTTGCCGCCGCACAGATCCTCTATCTCGACATTCCGGATCATTCCGCCGTCGACCTTGCGGTCGAGCAGGCGCAGTCGGATCCGCGCAATCGCCGCTTTGCCAGTCTCGTCAACGCCGTTCTCAGGCGGCTTTCGCGCGAGAAGGAGACGATCCTCGAGAAGGTGCGGTCGGTGCCCGCCATTCCGGTCTGGTTCCATGACCGGCTCGTCGCCCATTACGGCCGCGCCCAGGCGGAAGGCATTTCGGAAGCGCAGCTCGTTCCCGCCGCGATCGACCTCACGGTGAAGTCCGACCCAGCCTTGTGGGCCGAACGCCTCGGCGGCACGGTCCTGCCGACCGGCTCCGTTCGGCTCGGTGATTTTTCCGGTGCGATCCCGTCCTTGCCGGGCTTTGCGGAAGGGGCCTGGTGGGTGCAGGACGCCGCCGCCTCTATACCAGCGCGCCTTTTTGGCGATCTTTCCGGCAAAACGGTGGTCGATCTCTGCGCGGCGCCGGGCGGCAAGACGGCCCAGCTTATTCTTGCCGGGGCGAATGTGACGGCGCTGGACCAGTCCTCCAGCCGGCTGCGGCGGCTCAAGGGCAATCTTGAGCGGCTCGGCCTCGAGGCCCGGACGAAAGAGACCGACATGGCGGACTTCCGTCCGGATGAGCTCTTCGACGCCGCGCTGCTCGATGCCCCCTGCTCTTCGACAGGCACGACGCGGCGTCACCCGGATGTGCTGTGGACGAAGGGACCGGAAGACGTCGAAAAGCTTGCCCAGCTTCAGGAGCGGCTGCTGCGCCATGCGCTGAGCGTCGTCAAGCCGGGTGGCATCGTGGTCTTCTCCAACTGTTCGCTGGACCCGCGAGAAGGGGAAGACGTCGTAGCGCGTGTCCTTGACGAGGGACTTTGCGAGCGCGTTCCGATTGCCGCGTCCGACTGGCCCGGGTTCGAAGCGGCGATCACGGCTGTTGGCGAGTTCCGCACGACGCCGGCGATGCTGCCGCTTGCCGCGCCCTTTTCCAGCGGGCTTGACGGTTTCTATGCGGCGGTGCTTCGCCGCGCCGAGGGCTAG
- the htpX gene encoding zinc metalloprotease HtpX → MNLVRTAMLLAFMTVLFMAVGYVIGGRGGMMIALVMAAGMNFFSYWNSDRLVLRMYRAQEVDERSAPEYYGIVRDLAQNAGLPMPRVYVIDSPQPNAFATGRNPQNAAVAASTGLLQSLSYEEVAGVMAHELAHIQYRDTLTMTLTATLAGAISMLGNFAFFFGGNRENNNPLGFIGVLIAMIVAPLAAMLVQMAISRTREYSADRRGAEICGNPLSLASALRKIAGAAHAIPNYDAERNPATAHMFIINPLSGERMDNLFSTHPNTENRVAALERMAGEMSAGSTPGVRPDNAVRKSRSVPRTGWGRGGSEPPKGPWS, encoded by the coding sequence ATGAATCTCGTGCGCACCGCAATGTTGCTTGCCTTCATGACCGTCCTGTTCATGGCCGTAGGCTATGTCATCGGCGGCAGGGGCGGCATGATGATCGCCCTGGTCATGGCCGCCGGCATGAACTTCTTCTCCTATTGGAATTCCGACCGCCTGGTGCTGCGCATGTATCGGGCCCAGGAAGTCGACGAACGCAGTGCCCCGGAATATTACGGAATCGTCCGCGACCTGGCGCAGAATGCCGGCCTGCCGATGCCGCGCGTCTACGTCATCGACAGTCCGCAGCCGAACGCATTCGCGACGGGCCGCAATCCTCAGAATGCGGCGGTCGCCGCCTCTACCGGTCTGCTGCAGTCGCTCTCCTATGAGGAAGTGGCCGGCGTCATGGCGCATGAGCTCGCTCATATTCAGTATCGTGACACCCTGACGATGACGCTGACCGCGACGCTCGCCGGCGCCATTTCGATGCTCGGCAATTTCGCCTTTTTCTTCGGCGGCAACCGTGAAAACAACAATCCGCTCGGCTTCATCGGCGTTCTGATCGCGATGATCGTCGCTCCGCTCGCGGCCATGCTGGTGCAAATGGCGATCAGCCGCACCCGTGAATATTCCGCCGACCGGCGCGGCGCGGAGATCTGCGGCAATCCGCTCTCCCTCGCCTCGGCGCTCCGCAAGATCGCCGGCGCGGCCCATGCGATTCCGAACTATGATGCCGAGCGCAATCCGGCGACGGCGCACATGTTCATCATCAATCCGCTCTCGGGCGAGCGCATGGACAACCTCTTTTCGACCCATCCGAATACCGAAAACCGCGTTGCCGCGCTCGAGCGGATGGCTGGCGAGATGTCGGCGGGCTCGACGCCAGGGGTTCGGCCTGATAATGCGGTGCGCAAATCGCGCTCTGTCCCGAGAACCGGCTGGGGTCGCGGTGGTTCCGAACCGCCGAAAGGCCCCTGGTCCTGA
- a CDS encoding DUF1674 domain-containing protein has translation MMGIKVPLFNIVRKTSRHMQNDNDNSPDRPKRPLTPAALRALKEAEERRRAEEQAATPAEFGGRGGLDPARFGDWEIKGRAVDF, from the coding sequence ATGATGGGGATAAAGGTCCCGCTCTTCAATATCGTCAGGAAAACCAGCCGTCACATGCAGAACGACAATGACAATTCACCCGATCGTCCGAAGCGGCCGCTGACGCCGGCCGCGCTCCGCGCCCTCAAGGAGGCGGAGGAGAGACGCCGCGCCGAGGAGCAGGCGGCGACGCCGGCGGAATTCGGCGGACGCGGCGGTCTCGATCCGGCCCGTTTTGGCGACTGGGAGATCAAGGGTCGGGCGGTCGACTTCTGA